In a genomic window of Callithrix jacchus isolate 240 chromosome 22, calJac240_pri, whole genome shotgun sequence:
- the PNMA8C gene encoding paraneoplastic antigen-like protein 8C has product MLFGVKDIALLEHGCKALEVDSHKSLMILGIPKDCNHEEFEEIIRLPLKPLGKFEVAGKAYLEEDKSKAAIIELTEDINYAVVPREIKGKGGVWRVVYMPRKQDIEFLTKLNLFLQSEGRTVEDVARVLRQELCLPETGPGELPARKCCVTGVGEKPEAGATVRMDVVPPPDSSEKESKAGDGKRGKRKNKKNRRRRRASDKKL; this is encoded by the coding sequence ATGCTGTTTGGCGTGAAGGACATTGCCCTGTTGGAGCATGGGTGCAAGGCCCTGGAGGTGGACAGTCACAAGTCCCTGATGATCCTGGGGATCCCGAAGGACTGCAACCACGAGGAATTTGAAGAGATTATTCGGCTGCCCCTCAAACCTCTAGGCAAGTTCGAAGTGGCTGGGAAGGCCTATCTGGAAGAAGATAAATCCAAGGCAGCCATCATTGAGCTGACAGAGGACATCAATTACGCCGTGGTCCCCAGGGAGATCAAGGGCAAGGGCGGTGTGTGGAGAGTGGTCTACATGCCCCGGAAGCAGGACATCGAATTCCTGACCAAGCTGAACCTCTTTCTGCAGAGCGAAGGGAGGACGGTCGAGGATGTGGCGCGGGTCCTGAGGCAGGAACTGTGTCTCCCAGAGACAGGCCCCGGAGAGCTGCCTGCAAGGAAGTGCTGTGTGACTGGGGTGGGGGAGAAGCCGGAGGCTGGGGCCACTGTCCGGATGGACGTGGTGCCACCTCCGGACTCCTCCGAGAAGGAGAGCAAGGCTGGAGATGGCAAGAGGGGCAAAAGGAAGAACAAGAAAAACCGCCGGCGGCGTCGCGCCTCGGACAAGAAGCTGTGA